One window of Leptotrichia sp. oral taxon 498 genomic DNA carries:
- a CDS encoding DUF2628 domain-containing protein produces the protein MKKINVKRAILENGTLRKEVKFGFSWGAFFLGFIYPLIKEDYMVAGISFVVISIASMIFFPLIFVLSMVFGFLYNKMYVKKLIKQGWHPFTEEDAQILRMNGILFDDKNNSSENNRERIAKEIEYYDMQPSEKTEVVKFKKNDSINDFSDTSNNSMDNMNTDNFHNGNPNVPKMNYKNRTIQKFVARSIGGGFVSLVLGVFTANSILILLGAGLTGGGAFLAVKNKDKIKWK, from the coding sequence ATGAAAAAGATAAATGTAAAAAGAGCGATTTTAGAGAATGGAACTTTAAGAAAAGAAGTGAAATTTGGATTTTCATGGGGAGCATTTTTTCTAGGATTTATATATCCGTTAATTAAAGAGGATTATATGGTGGCTGGAATTTCTTTTGTCGTGATTAGTATAGCAAGTATGATATTTTTCCCATTGATATTTGTTCTATCAATGGTATTCGGTTTTCTATACAATAAAATGTATGTTAAAAAGCTGATTAAACAAGGATGGCATCCGTTTACAGAAGAAGATGCACAAATTCTAAGAATGAATGGAATTCTTTTTGATGACAAAAATAATTCCTCTGAAAATAATAGGGAAAGAATAGCAAAAGAAATTGAGTATTACGATATGCAGCCGTCAGAAAAAACTGAAGTTGTTAAATTCAAGAAAAATGACAGTATTAATGATTTTTCTGATACGAGTAATAACAGTATGGATAATATGAATACTGATAATTTTCATAATGGTAATCCAAATGTTCCAAAAATGAATTATAAAAACCGTACAATTCAGAAATTTGTAGCAAGATCAATTGGTGGAGGATTTGTTTCGCTTGTTTTAGGAGTTTTTACAGCAAATAGTATTTTAATTCTTTTAGGAGCAGGACTGACAGGCGGAGGAGCATTTTTAGCAGTAAAAAATAAGGATAAGATAAAATGGAAATAA
- the tnpA gene encoding IS200/IS605 family transposase, translating to MSYNSNYHSVFDISYHMIFCIKYRREVINDEISNRLKEIFEKICPKYNIVLKEWEHDVDHIHMLINAMPNTELSKFVNTYKSASSRLIKKEFPEIRGRLWEEYFWSRSYLVVSVGGAPLEIIKKYIQNQKEV from the coding sequence ATGTCATATAATAGCAATTATCATTCAGTATTTGATATAAGTTATCATATGATTTTTTGTATAAAATATCGAAGAGAAGTAATTAATGATGAAATTTCTAATAGATTGAAAGAGATTTTTGAAAAAATATGTCCGAAGTATAACATTGTTCTTAAAGAATGGGAACATGATGTTGATCACATTCATATGTTGATTAATGCTATGCCTAATACTGAACTTTCTAAGTTTGTAAATACTTACAAAAGTGCTTCCAGCAGGTTGATAAAAAAAGAATTTCCTGAAATAAGGGGAAGATTGTGGGAAGAATATTTTTGGAGTAGAAGTTACTTAGTTGTAAGTGTTGGAGGTGCACCGTTAGAGATAATTAAAAAATATATTCAAAATCAAAAGGAGGTGTAA
- a CDS encoding PepSY domain-containing protein, which translates to MKNNFFKILLIMFCIIVTGVFANGNSAKKTKTVRVLNVDVKISIEQAKQLALNHSKVSKNMAKMTKIRLDKENRKFIYEIEFYTERKKYKYNIDANTGKVLSYSEKERSSASTVIRDDGKIINTNGSDTEIRKTTKYIGIEKAKEIAVARITGAKKINVTNIQMDSEKGRKIYEGKIVYKNTEYKFDIDAITGEVITWEVNEN; encoded by the coding sequence ATGAAAAATAATTTTTTTAAAATATTACTTATTATGTTTTGTATTATAGTAACGGGAGTTTTTGCAAACGGAAATTCAGCTAAAAAGACCAAAACCGTAAGAGTTTTAAATGTCGATGTAAAAATTTCAATTGAACAGGCAAAACAACTTGCATTGAATCATTCAAAAGTGTCAAAAAATATGGCAAAAATGACTAAAATTCGTTTGGATAAAGAAAATAGAAAATTTATTTATGAAATAGAATTCTATACAGAACGAAAAAAATATAAATATAACATTGATGCAAACACAGGAAAAGTTCTGAGTTACAGTGAAAAAGAACGGTCATCAGCTTCAACAGTAATCAGAGATGACGGAAAAATTATTAATACAAATGGCAGTGATACAGAAATAAGAAAAACAACAAAATATATTGGAATAGAAAAAGCAAAAGAAATAGCAGTTGCACGGATTACTGGTGCGAAAAAAATCAACGTTACAAATATTCAGATGGATAGTGAAAAAGGAAGAAAGATTTATGAAGGAAAAATTGTATATAAAAATACAGAGTATAAGTTCGACATTGATGCTATAACAGGTGAAGTAATAACTTGGGAAGTAAATGAAAATTAG
- a CDS encoding phospho-sugar mutase: protein MDFMKKYEYWLNSDAIDEKDREELKSIAGNEKEIEDRFFKDLSFGTGGIRGVRGIGTNRMNKYVIRKVTQGLANYMLSFDEKAAKEKGIIIAHDCRIGSREYALNTARVMAANGIKAYIYESLRSTPELSFGVRYKGCMSGIVVTASHNPAEYNGYKVYWDDGAQVVDPHAPAIVEEVNKISTLEEIKVISEEEGREKGLIIQLDHKIDDDYIAAIKKQTIHTDIPGKEDFKIVYTPLHGTGGRPMKRILSDFGYNFEVVKEQIEPDGNFPTVVYANPEEVAAFKLGTKLGNEIGAQLILANDPDADRIGIAIRDDKNEWYYPNGNQVGLLLLQYLLNYKKDIPADAQVITTVVSTPMIDVVAPAKNVGVMKTLTGFKYIGQKIRQFEHKELEGSYLFGFEESYGYLIGTHARDKDALVTSMVISEMATYYHSKGTSIYKELQKLYEKFGYYLEGIKSVMLKGKDGIEQMAALMSNLRENVKDELLGKKIKIKRDFFSHKEHNLETGEEKEIKLPKENVLQFVLEDNTFITARPSGTEPKIKFYFSVNADSSENVKAKLDKTMEEFSKFIGL from the coding sequence ATGGATTTTATGAAAAAATACGAATATTGGCTAAATTCAGATGCCATTGACGAAAAAGACAGGGAAGAATTGAAAAGCATCGCAGGGAATGAAAAAGAAATAGAAGATAGATTTTTCAAAGATTTGAGCTTCGGAACTGGTGGAATTCGTGGAGTTCGTGGAATTGGAACTAACAGAATGAATAAATACGTAATTAGAAAGGTAACTCAAGGACTTGCAAATTATATGCTAAGTTTTGATGAAAAAGCTGCAAAAGAAAAAGGAATCATAATTGCTCATGACTGTAGAATAGGTTCGAGAGAATATGCGCTAAATACTGCAAGAGTAATGGCTGCAAATGGAATTAAAGCATATATTTATGAAAGTTTACGTTCAACTCCTGAATTGTCATTTGGTGTAAGATATAAAGGATGTATGTCAGGAATCGTTGTTACGGCTTCTCATAATCCAGCTGAATACAATGGATATAAAGTTTATTGGGATGATGGAGCACAAGTTGTTGATCCACATGCACCGGCAATTGTTGAAGAAGTAAATAAAATTTCTACATTGGAAGAAATAAAAGTTATTTCTGAAGAAGAAGGAAGAGAAAAAGGATTAATCATTCAGCTTGATCATAAAATTGATGATGACTATATAGCAGCAATTAAAAAACAAACTATACATACAGATATTCCAGGAAAAGAAGATTTCAAGATTGTTTATACTCCGCTTCATGGAACTGGTGGAAGACCAATGAAGAGAATTTTATCTGATTTTGGATACAATTTTGAAGTTGTAAAAGAACAAATTGAGCCAGATGGAAACTTCCCAACAGTAGTTTATGCAAACCCAGAAGAAGTGGCAGCATTTAAATTGGGAACAAAATTAGGAAATGAAATTGGAGCACAATTAATTTTGGCAAATGACCCAGATGCTGATAGAATCGGTATTGCGATAAGAGATGACAAAAATGAATGGTACTATCCAAATGGAAACCAAGTAGGATTGTTGTTATTGCAATATTTATTGAATTACAAAAAAGATATTCCAGCTGATGCACAAGTTATTACAACAGTTGTTTCAACACCTATGATTGATGTTGTTGCACCTGCTAAAAATGTTGGAGTTATGAAAACATTGACTGGATTCAAATACATTGGACAAAAAATTAGACAATTTGAACACAAAGAATTGGAAGGATCATATTTATTTGGATTTGAAGAAAGCTACGGATATTTGATTGGAACTCATGCAAGAGATAAAGATGCGTTGGTAACTTCAATGGTTATTTCTGAAATGGCAACTTATTACCACTCAAAAGGAACTTCTATTTACAAAGAATTACAAAAATTATATGAAAAATTTGGATATTATTTAGAAGGAATTAAATCAGTAATGTTAAAAGGTAAAGATGGAATTGAACAAATGGCAGCATTAATGTCTAACTTGAGAGAAAATGTTAAAGATGAATTGCTTGGTAAGAAAATTAAAATTAAAAGAGATTTCTTCTCACACAAAGAACATAACTTGGAAACTGGTGAAGAAAAAGAAATTAAATTGCCAAAAGAAAATGTATTACAATTCGTGCTTGAAGACAATACATTCATTACAGCAAGACCATCTGGAACAGAACCAAAAATCAAATTCTATTTCAGCGTAAATGCAGATTCTAGCGAAAATGTCAAAGCTAAACTTGATAAAACAATGGAAGAATTTTCTAAATTTATTGGATTATAA
- a CDS encoding sensor histidine kinase, giving the protein MKINKLSIKSKIAFWYIGLMISLAIIFLTTIIYISENLVRANAYKNLKSSVISAFDEIEVYDGELTIDNDFIIFNNNVHLSVYDDETGFIYGDIPLDFKYDETFSDKNDVRIIKHKNKKWYIFDSKKNFSGYGIIHIRGIAPATEVENVIETIVFISLIVLPFFLLFSAISGYFITKKAFKPIEKIREAAEKINEGNDLTQRINIGEGNDEIYTLANTFDTMFNRLQNSFEREVQFTSDVSHELRTPVAIIISECEYGLENLTSIENAKDTISSVLDETKKMSKLISQLLTLSRMDRGNQKLSFDKINISEMAHLIADSQQHNADTKNIKIHSEAEENIFIVGDETMIMRVFVNLISNAINYGHENGNIWIKLSQDKDFAICKIIDDGIGIEKENIPKIWGRFYQVDSSRTTENLGLGLSMVKWIIEAHKGQIAVESEIGKGSSFIFRLKKEKK; this is encoded by the coding sequence ATGAAAATAAATAAACTTTCCATAAAATCCAAAATAGCTTTCTGGTATATTGGCCTTATGATAAGCCTCGCAATCATATTTCTTACAACAATAATTTATATCAGTGAAAATCTTGTACGGGCAAACGCTTATAAAAATTTGAAAAGCTCTGTAATCTCAGCATTTGATGAAATTGAAGTTTATGATGGTGAACTTACAATTGACAATGATTTTATTATTTTTAACAATAATGTCCATTTGTCGGTCTATGACGATGAAACAGGATTTATTTATGGGGATATTCCGCTGGATTTTAAATATGATGAAACTTTTTCCGATAAAAACGATGTGAGAATTATAAAACATAAAAATAAAAAATGGTATATCTTTGACAGTAAAAAGAATTTTTCAGGTTATGGTATTATTCATATTCGTGGAATTGCTCCTGCAACAGAAGTGGAAAATGTTATTGAAACAATTGTTTTCATTTCTCTGATTGTATTACCATTTTTCTTGTTATTTTCAGCAATAAGCGGATATTTCATAACAAAGAAAGCATTTAAACCGATAGAAAAAATAAGGGAAGCTGCGGAGAAAATCAATGAGGGAAACGATTTGACACAAAGAATTAACATTGGAGAAGGAAATGATGAAATTTACACTTTGGCAAATACATTTGATACAATGTTTAACAGGCTGCAAAACTCCTTCGAAAGAGAAGTGCAGTTTACATCGGATGTTTCACATGAATTGCGGACACCTGTAGCAATTATTATTTCTGAATGTGAATACGGGCTTGAAAATCTAACTTCAATAGAAAATGCAAAAGATACAATTTCTTCTGTACTGGATGAAACTAAAAAAATGTCAAAATTAATCTCGCAACTTTTAACTTTATCAAGAATGGACAGAGGTAATCAGAAACTTAGTTTTGATAAAATAAATATTAGCGAGATGGCGCATCTTATTGCTGACAGTCAACAACATAATGCAGATACTAAAAATATAAAAATCCATTCTGAAGCAGAGGAAAACATTTTTATTGTTGGCGATGAGACGATGATTATGAGAGTCTTTGTAAATTTAATTTCAAATGCAATTAACTATGGTCATGAAAACGGTAATATCTGGATAAAGTTATCACAGGATAAAGATTTTGCAATATGTAAAATTATCGATGACGGAATTGGTATTGAAAAAGAAAATATACCTAAAATATGGGGACGATTTTATCAGGTGGACAGTTCCAGAACAACAGAAAATCTAGGGCTTGGTTTATCAATGGTAAAATGGATTATAGAGGCACATAAAGGACAGATTGCTGTAGAGAGTGAAATTGGAAAAGGAAGTTCGTTTATATTTAGGCTGAAAAAGGAGAAAAAATGA
- a CDS encoding RNA-guided endonuclease TnpB family protein encodes MKYNLAFKYRIYPNKEQELLINKTFGCVRFVYNTILYTANKIYEETGKNKIITPASLKNENQFLKEVDSLALANAQLNIKRSFMNFFQKRAKFPRFKSKKNSVKSYTTNCVNNSIRIEENKYLVLPKLKKVKLKYHREMPKDYRIKSVTLTNSNGNYYVSILTKFEKEIKKNPSNDKVIGLDFSMSELFVSSENQRADYPRYFRILEKKLKELQKSLSRKVKFSKNWYKQKSKISKLHEYIKNCRRDFLHKLSKKLSKEYNAVVVEDLNMKGISQALNFGKSVGDNGWGMFLKMLEYKLMFLEKQFLKIDKWFPSSKTCSKCGNVKEELKLSERSYKCECCGIEIDRDYNAALNIRNIGKAMLKY; translated from the coding sequence ATGAAATATAATTTAGCATTCAAATATAGAATTTATCCAAATAAGGAACAAGAATTATTGATAAACAAGACTTTTGGATGTGTTCGTTTTGTTTACAATACAATTTTGTACACTGCGAATAAAATTTATGAAGAGACTGGAAAAAATAAAATAATTACACCTGCCAGTTTGAAGAATGAAAATCAATTTTTGAAAGAAGTAGACAGCTTGGCACTTGCAAATGCTCAATTAAATATAAAACGATCGTTTATGAATTTTTTTCAGAAAAGAGCGAAGTTTCCAAGGTTCAAATCTAAAAAGAATAGTGTTAAAAGTTACACAACAAATTGTGTGAACAATTCGATACGAATTGAAGAAAACAAATATTTGGTTTTGCCAAAATTGAAAAAAGTCAAATTGAAATATCATAGAGAAATGCCAAAGGATTACAGAATAAAGTCGGTAACATTGACAAACAGTAATGGAAATTACTATGTTTCTATTTTGACGAAATTTGAAAAAGAAATCAAAAAAAATCCAAGTAATGATAAAGTGATTGGACTTGATTTTTCAATGTCTGAATTATTTGTCAGTTCTGAAAACCAAAGGGCTGATTATCCAAGATATTTTAGGATATTGGAGAAAAAATTGAAAGAATTACAAAAATCATTGTCAAGAAAAGTGAAATTTTCTAAAAATTGGTATAAGCAAAAATCAAAAATATCAAAATTGCATGAGTATATCAAAAATTGTCGAAGAGATTTTCTACATAAATTATCGAAAAAATTATCTAAAGAGTATAATGCTGTGGTTGTTGAGGATTTGAATATGAAAGGGATAAGTCAGGCATTAAATTTTGGTAAAAGTGTAGGAGACAATGGATGGGGAATGTTTTTGAAGATGCTTGAGTATAAACTGATGTTTTTAGAAAAGCAATTTTTGAAGATAGATAAGTGGTTTCCGTCATCGAAAACTTGCAGTAAATGTGGAAATGTTAAAGAGGAACTGAAATTATCAGAAAGAAGTTATAAATGTGAGTGCTGTGGAATTGAAATTGATAGAGATTACAATGCGGCATTGAATATAAGAAACATTGGAAAAGCGATGTTGAAATATTAA
- a CDS encoding response regulator transcription factor, with amino-acid sequence MRLLVVEDEKKLNELITKKLEKEYYGVDSCFDGEEAVRYVEGTEYDVIILDIMLPKLNGFGVIKKIRAKKNKVPILLLTARDNIDDKVKGLDYGADDYLVKPFIFEELMARIRVLLRRNSGNADNIVTIANLKVDLDAKTVFRDDILIKLSAREYSVLEYLIRNKGKILPRERIEDHIWNYEYAGGTNVIDVYIRYLRKKIDDSYTPKLIHTVRGLGYVLRVDNENK; translated from the coding sequence ATGAGATTATTAGTTGTGGAAGATGAAAAGAAATTAAATGAACTTATTACAAAAAAGCTGGAAAAGGAGTATTACGGAGTTGACAGCTGCTTTGACGGAGAGGAAGCAGTCAGATACGTTGAAGGAACAGAATATGATGTAATAATTTTGGATATTATGCTTCCAAAACTTAATGGATTTGGAGTGATAAAAAAAATAAGAGCAAAGAAAAATAAAGTTCCAATACTGCTTCTAACAGCAAGAGACAATATAGATGATAAAGTGAAAGGGTTAGATTACGGTGCAGACGACTATCTTGTGAAACCTTTTATCTTTGAAGAACTTATGGCTCGTATCCGTGTACTTTTAAGACGTAATTCTGGAAATGCCGATAATATAGTTACAATAGCTAATCTTAAGGTTGACCTTGATGCTAAAACAGTTTTTAGGGATGATATACTTATAAAACTCTCAGCTAGGGAATATTCTGTTTTGGAATACTTGATACGGAATAAAGGAAAAATTTTACCAAGAGAAAGAATAGAAGACCATATATGGAATTATGAATACGCAGGCGGAACCAACGTTATAGATGTTTACATCAGATATTTGAGAAAAAAGATAGACGACAGCTATACTCCGAAACTCATTCATACAGTTCGTGGATTGGGCTATGTCCTGAGGGTTGATAATGAAAATAAATAA
- a CDS encoding CPBP family intramembrane glutamic endopeptidase: MEKNISKSKMEELGLLILNTACYSALIITSVIILLTVLSFLLSKKIILDDYSKQSFEVNELLKFLVFYPVGEELLLRGLILHFLKKKTKYANLIQAVIFGILHLNPIKIIYTTISGIFFGNVRLRPSPIWWTILLHSTFNLVSIFLYKRFIITIEKIFYLQNIPIITLIIVFIPPLFIFDYTLKQLKNRFNYEKLYKA; this comes from the coding sequence ATGGAAAAAAATATTAGTAAATCTAAAATGGAAGAATTAGGACTGCTGATATTGAATACAGCCTGCTACTCAGCATTAATTATAACATCTGTAATAATTTTGCTTACCGTTTTAAGTTTTTTGTTATCAAAAAAGATAATTCTTGACGATTATTCAAAACAGTCTTTTGAAGTTAATGAACTGCTTAAATTTCTAGTATTTTATCCTGTTGGGGAAGAGCTTTTATTGAGAGGACTAATACTTCATTTTTTAAAGAAAAAAACAAAATATGCTAATTTAATTCAGGCTGTAATTTTTGGAATACTTCACCTGAATCCAATTAAGATTATATACACAACAATATCAGGTATCTTTTTCGGAAATGTGCGACTAAGACCCAGTCCAATCTGGTGGACAATTTTACTGCATTCGACATTCAATCTTGTTTCAATATTTCTATATAAGCGTTTTATAATTACAATTGAAAAGATATTTTATCTTCAAAATATACCGATAATAACATTAATTATTGTATTTATTCCACCTTTATTCATATTTGATTATACTCTTAAACAGCTTAAAAATAGATTTAATTATGAAAAACTTTACAAAGCATAA